The Cygnus atratus isolate AKBS03 ecotype Queensland, Australia chromosome 2, CAtr_DNAZoo_HiC_assembly, whole genome shotgun sequence genome window below encodes:
- the STARD3NL gene encoding STARD3 N-terminal-like protein isoform X3, translated as MNRVPNDAENAHSSSVESCPSLRDVHSINPAQLMARIESYDGREKKGISDVRRTFCLFVTFDLLFITLLWIIELNVKGGIETTLEKEVLQYDYSSSYFDIFLFSQGAFGYVLPIISFILAWIETWFLDFKVLPQEAEEENRFLIAQDASERAALLHPGVLSDGQFYSPPESVAGSDEDSEEKQDSEKPVV; from the exons ATGAATAGGGTGCCAAATGATGCAGAAAATGCTCATAGTAGCAGTGTGGAATCCTGTCCATCCTTGCGAGATGTCCACTCTATCAACCCAGCACAGCTGATGGCAAGGATTGAGTCCTACgatggaagagagaagaaaggcatATCAGATGTCAGAAGgactttctgtttgtttgttacaTTTGATCTCTTATTCATAACCTTGCTGTGGATAATAGAATTAAAT GTGAAGGGAGGTATTGAAACTACATTAGAGAAAGAAGTTCTACAATATGACTACTCTTCTtcatattttgatatattt CTGTTCTCACAGGGTGCTTTTGGCTATGTGCTGCCCATAATATCCTTCATACTTGCCTGGATTGAAACCTGGTTCTTGGATTTTAAAGTGTTACcacaagaagctgaagaagaaaaca gGTTTTTGATAGCGCAGGATGCCTCTGAACGAGCAGCTCTTCTTCACCCAGGAGTCCTCTCTGATGGGCAGTTCTATTCTCCTCCTGAATCTGTAGCAG GATCTGATGAagactctgaagaaaaacaagacagtgAAAAACCAGTTGTATAG
- the STARD3NL gene encoding STARD3 N-terminal-like protein isoform X1, which produces MNRVPNDAENAHSSSVESCPSLRDVHSINPAQLMARIESYDGREKKGISDVRRTFCLFVTFDLLFITLLWIIELNVKGGIETTLEKEVLQYDYSSSYFDIFLLAVFRFKVLILAYAMCRLRHWWAIAFTTAVTSAFLLAKVIISQLFSQGAFGYVLPIISFILAWIETWFLDFKVLPQEAEEENRFLIAQDASERAALLHPGVLSDGQFYSPPESVAGSDEDSEEKQDSEKPVV; this is translated from the exons ATGAATAGGGTGCCAAATGATGCAGAAAATGCTCATAGTAGCAGTGTGGAATCCTGTCCATCCTTGCGAGATGTCCACTCTATCAACCCAGCACAGCTGATGGCAAGGATTGAGTCCTACgatggaagagagaagaaaggcatATCAGATGTCAGAAGgactttctgtttgtttgttacaTTTGATCTCTTATTCATAACCTTGCTGTGGATAATAGAATTAAAT GTGAAGGGAGGTATTGAAACTACATTAGAGAAAGAAGTTCTACAATATGACTACTCTTCTtcatattttgatatattt CTACTGGCAGTCTTTCGATTTAAGGTGTTAATACTTGCATATGCAATGTGCAGACTGCGCCATTGGTGGGCAATAGCT TTTACAACAGCAGTGACCAGTGCCTTTTTATTAGCAAAAGTAATTATTTCACAG CTGTTCTCACAGGGTGCTTTTGGCTATGTGCTGCCCATAATATCCTTCATACTTGCCTGGATTGAAACCTGGTTCTTGGATTTTAAAGTGTTACcacaagaagctgaagaagaaaaca gGTTTTTGATAGCGCAGGATGCCTCTGAACGAGCAGCTCTTCTTCACCCAGGAGTCCTCTCTGATGGGCAGTTCTATTCTCCTCCTGAATCTGTAGCAG GATCTGATGAagactctgaagaaaaacaagacagtgAAAAACCAGTTGTATAG
- the STARD3NL gene encoding STARD3 N-terminal-like protein isoform X2, producing MNRVPNDAENAHSSSVESCPSLRDVHSINPAQLMARIESYDGREKKGISDVRRTFCLFVTFDLLFITLLWIIELNVKGGIETTLEKEVLQYDYSSSYFDIFLLAVFRFKVLILAYAMCRLRHWWAIALFSQGAFGYVLPIISFILAWIETWFLDFKVLPQEAEEENRFLIAQDASERAALLHPGVLSDGQFYSPPESVAGSDEDSEEKQDSEKPVV from the exons ATGAATAGGGTGCCAAATGATGCAGAAAATGCTCATAGTAGCAGTGTGGAATCCTGTCCATCCTTGCGAGATGTCCACTCTATCAACCCAGCACAGCTGATGGCAAGGATTGAGTCCTACgatggaagagagaagaaaggcatATCAGATGTCAGAAGgactttctgtttgtttgttacaTTTGATCTCTTATTCATAACCTTGCTGTGGATAATAGAATTAAAT GTGAAGGGAGGTATTGAAACTACATTAGAGAAAGAAGTTCTACAATATGACTACTCTTCTtcatattttgatatattt CTACTGGCAGTCTTTCGATTTAAGGTGTTAATACTTGCATATGCAATGTGCAGACTGCGCCATTGGTGGGCAATAGCT CTGTTCTCACAGGGTGCTTTTGGCTATGTGCTGCCCATAATATCCTTCATACTTGCCTGGATTGAAACCTGGTTCTTGGATTTTAAAGTGTTACcacaagaagctgaagaagaaaaca gGTTTTTGATAGCGCAGGATGCCTCTGAACGAGCAGCTCTTCTTCACCCAGGAGTCCTCTCTGATGGGCAGTTCTATTCTCCTCCTGAATCTGTAGCAG GATCTGATGAagactctgaagaaaaacaagacagtgAAAAACCAGTTGTATAG